From a region of the Streptomyces venezuelae genome:
- the sigJ gene encoding RNA polymerase sigma factor SigJ, which produces MSTSSDPHLDVIVGERGHLTNLAYRLLGSLAEAEDAVQETYARWYAMPRQKQEAVESPGAWLTTVAGRICLDLLGSARARRERYVGEWVPEPLPDRAEWISGPAGGGSGPVDPADRVTLDESVNMAFLVVLESMTPAERVAFVLHDVFRYPFAEIAQIVGRTPAACRQLATSARRRVGAAQVPTAPTAGQAPLVRNFKEAWEARDIKALVGLLAPDATMTADGGGLVGATLRPVEGAARIADYLIQIADRAPGLKLLERSVNGRPGLVAQLAGVTVTVAAFGLDGDRVTRIWAVRNPEKLRPWFAEGQDGEARRG; this is translated from the coding sequence ATGAGTACGTCGTCCGATCCTCACCTGGACGTGATCGTCGGAGAGCGGGGACACCTCACCAACCTCGCCTACCGGCTGCTCGGTTCGCTGGCCGAGGCCGAGGACGCGGTACAGGAGACCTACGCGCGCTGGTACGCGATGCCCAGGCAGAAGCAGGAAGCCGTCGAGTCGCCCGGTGCCTGGCTGACCACGGTCGCCGGCCGCATCTGCCTGGACCTGCTCGGCTCGGCGCGGGCACGGCGCGAGCGCTACGTCGGCGAATGGGTCCCCGAGCCGCTGCCCGACCGCGCGGAGTGGATCAGCGGGCCGGCCGGCGGCGGGTCCGGACCGGTCGACCCCGCCGACCGGGTCACCCTCGACGAGTCGGTCAACATGGCCTTCCTCGTCGTGCTGGAGTCGATGACCCCGGCCGAACGCGTCGCGTTCGTCCTCCACGACGTCTTCCGCTACCCCTTCGCCGAGATAGCCCAGATCGTCGGCCGGACCCCGGCGGCCTGCCGGCAGCTGGCGACGTCGGCCCGCCGGCGGGTGGGCGCCGCGCAGGTTCCGACGGCCCCCACGGCCGGACAGGCCCCTCTGGTACGGAACTTCAAGGAGGCGTGGGAAGCCAGGGACATCAAGGCCCTCGTCGGTCTGCTGGCCCCCGACGCCACGATGACCGCCGACGGCGGCGGACTGGTCGGTGCGACCCTGCGTCCGGTCGAGGGCGCCGCGCGGATCGCCGATTACCTGATCCAGATCGCCGACAGGGCTCCCGGACTGAAGCTCCTGGAACGCTCGGTCAACGGCCGGCCCGGTCTGGTCGCCCAGCTCGCCGGGGTCACCGTGACCGTGGCCGCGTTCGGACTCGACGGCGACCGTGTCACCCGTATCTGGGCGGTCCGCAATCCGGAGAAGCTCCGCCCCTGGTTCGCGGAGGG
- a CDS encoding amino acid permease, with translation MSDRTLTEAPAPAPTRHVDAGDEGYSKDLKSRHINMIAIGGAIGTGLFLGAGGRLAGAGPSLAIAYAVCGVFAFFVVRALGELVLYRPSSGAFVSYAREFMGEKGAYTAGWLYFLNWSTTTVADITAAATYAHFWSLFTDVPQWVLAFIALAIVLTANLISVKYFGEMEFWFSLVKVAALVIFLIVGIWLVATSHDIGGSTPGLANITDNGGLFPSGVLPMLLVIQGVVFAYASVELCGVAAGETENPEKIMPKAINSIMWRVGLFYVGSVVLLALLLPYTAYSSDQSPFVTVFDKLGVPGAAGIMNLVVLTAALSSLNSGLYSTGRILRSMSLSGSAPKFTGVMNKGKVPYGGVLFTAAFGLAGVGLNALMPKDAFELVLNFASLGILGTWAMVMICSLFFWRRAQRDLVERPSYRLPWAPYTQIVTLAFLLAVLVLMWCDGGVGRTTVLFVPVIGAALVGGWYLVRGRVAELATGRR, from the coding sequence CTGAGTGACCGCACCTTGACCGAGGCACCCGCCCCGGCGCCGACCCGCCATGTCGACGCCGGTGACGAGGGCTACAGCAAGGACCTCAAGTCCCGCCACATCAACATGATCGCGATCGGCGGAGCCATAGGCACCGGCCTCTTCCTCGGCGCGGGCGGCCGCCTCGCCGGCGCCGGCCCCTCCCTCGCGATCGCCTACGCGGTGTGCGGAGTCTTCGCCTTCTTCGTCGTCCGGGCCCTCGGCGAGCTCGTCCTCTACCGCCCGTCCTCCGGTGCCTTCGTCTCCTACGCCCGAGAGTTCATGGGCGAGAAGGGCGCCTACACGGCCGGCTGGCTGTACTTCCTGAACTGGTCCACGACCACCGTGGCCGACATCACGGCCGCCGCGACCTACGCCCACTTCTGGTCGCTGTTCACCGACGTCCCCCAGTGGGTCCTCGCCTTCATCGCCCTCGCCATCGTGCTCACCGCCAACCTGATCTCGGTGAAGTACTTCGGCGAGATGGAGTTCTGGTTCTCGCTCGTCAAGGTCGCCGCCCTCGTGATCTTCCTGATCGTCGGCATCTGGCTCGTCGCCACCAGCCACGACATCGGCGGCAGCACCCCCGGCCTCGCCAACATCACGGACAACGGCGGCCTCTTCCCCTCCGGCGTCCTCCCGATGCTCCTGGTCATCCAGGGCGTCGTCTTCGCGTACGCCTCAGTCGAACTCTGCGGCGTCGCCGCCGGCGAGACCGAGAACCCCGAGAAGATCATGCCGAAGGCGATCAACTCGATCATGTGGCGCGTGGGCCTCTTCTACGTCGGCTCGGTCGTCCTCCTCGCCCTCCTCCTGCCCTACACCGCGTACAGCTCCGACCAGAGCCCCTTCGTCACCGTCTTCGACAAGCTCGGCGTCCCCGGCGCTGCGGGCATCATGAACCTCGTCGTCCTGACGGCCGCCCTCTCCAGCCTGAACTCCGGCCTCTACTCCACCGGCCGCATCCTGCGCTCGATGTCCCTGTCCGGCTCCGCCCCGAAGTTCACCGGCGTCATGAACAAGGGCAAGGTCCCCTACGGCGGCGTCCTCTTCACCGCCGCGTTCGGCCTCGCGGGCGTCGGCCTGAACGCCCTCATGCCGAAGGACGCCTTCGAGCTCGTCCTGAACTTCGCCTCGCTGGGCATCCTCGGCACCTGGGCGATGGTCATGATCTGCTCGCTGTTCTTCTGGCGCCGCGCCCAGCGGGACCTCGTGGAGCGCCCCTCGTACCGCCTGCCCTGGGCGCCGTACACCCAGATCGTCACCCTGGCCTTCCTGCTCGCCGTGCTGGTGCTGATGTGGTGCGACGGCGGCGTCGGCCGGACCACGGTCCTGTTCGTCCCGGTCATCGGCGCCGCCCTGGTCGGCGGCTGGTACCTGGTCCGTGGCCGCGTGGCCGAACTCGCCACCGGCCGCCGCTGA
- a CDS encoding APC family permease, with protein sequence MPTGRPSTLQDPAEIRTYKGQDRALRANRLGTAGLLLSVLAASAPLMVVAGVMPTTFGVMGIVGQPLLFVILGAVLALFSVGYAEMSRHVHNAGAFYAYIARGLGPTAGAGASLVALVAYSAMQVGVFGILGFEISGLFATYLDTEVSWWIPALLAVAVTGALGWLKIDLNAKVLGVLLLVECVLVVVFDIAAIAKPAAEGLSLHAFNPETLGGAGFGTALCFCIAAFVGFEQSPVYAEETSKPHIVVSRVMFLAVGFAALFFAVSAWALTVAAGPSEVVRTSAEAGPTLLFQLTESRLGTTFTDVLHVLFVTGMFAAMLSFHNVVARYAFAMGREGLLPATFGRTNAGTGAPATGSLLQTGVAALVVIAFALTDDNPAGDPTTPVLHLFTWMGSVGALGVTLLMAAASFAVIAFFVRRGTAGAQIWRLVAAGTSGLALLAIAVYTVKDFGVLVGAEKGSALTWVLPGIIGAAVVTGLVYGALLRRSRPEVHARIGLGNEAFRLDQAAEGTPSD encoded by the coding sequence ATGCCGACGGGCAGACCCTCCACGCTCCAAGACCCGGCCGAGATCCGTACGTACAAGGGCCAGGACCGGGCCCTGCGCGCCAACCGCCTCGGCACCGCGGGCCTGCTGCTGTCCGTGCTCGCCGCCAGTGCGCCCCTGATGGTCGTCGCCGGTGTCATGCCCACGACCTTCGGAGTCATGGGCATCGTCGGCCAGCCCCTGCTCTTCGTCATCCTCGGCGCCGTCCTCGCGCTCTTCAGCGTCGGATACGCCGAGATGAGCCGCCACGTCCACAACGCCGGCGCCTTCTACGCGTACATCGCCCGCGGCCTCGGCCCCACCGCCGGCGCGGGCGCCTCCCTCGTCGCCCTCGTCGCGTACAGCGCCATGCAGGTCGGCGTCTTCGGCATCCTCGGCTTCGAGATATCCGGCCTCTTCGCCACCTACCTGGACACCGAAGTCTCCTGGTGGATACCGGCCCTGCTCGCCGTCGCCGTCACCGGCGCACTCGGCTGGCTCAAGATCGACCTCAATGCCAAGGTCCTCGGGGTCCTCCTCCTCGTCGAGTGCGTCCTCGTCGTCGTCTTCGACATCGCCGCCATCGCCAAGCCCGCCGCCGAAGGCCTCTCGCTCCACGCCTTCAACCCCGAGACCCTCGGCGGAGCCGGCTTCGGCACCGCGCTCTGCTTCTGCATCGCCGCCTTCGTCGGCTTCGAGCAGTCCCCGGTCTACGCCGAGGAGACCAGCAAGCCGCACATCGTCGTCTCCCGCGTGATGTTCCTCGCCGTCGGCTTCGCCGCCCTCTTCTTCGCCGTCAGCGCCTGGGCCCTCACCGTCGCCGCCGGCCCCTCCGAGGTCGTCAGGACCTCCGCCGAGGCGGGCCCCACCCTGCTCTTCCAGCTCACCGAGAGCCGCCTCGGCACCACCTTCACCGACGTCCTGCACGTCCTCTTCGTCACCGGCATGTTCGCGGCCATGCTCAGCTTCCACAACGTGGTCGCCCGCTACGCCTTCGCGATGGGCCGCGAGGGCCTGCTCCCGGCCACCTTCGGCCGCACCAACGCCGGCACCGGCGCCCCCGCCACCGGCTCCCTGCTGCAGACCGGCGTCGCCGCCCTCGTCGTGATCGCCTTCGCACTCACCGACGACAATCCCGCCGGCGACCCCACCACCCCCGTCCTGCACCTGTTCACCTGGATGGGCAGCGTCGGGGCCCTCGGCGTGACCCTTCTCATGGCCGCCGCCTCCTTCGCCGTCATCGCCTTCTTCGTCCGCCGCGGCACCGCCGGCGCCCAGATCTGGCGCCTCGTCGCGGCCGGCACCTCCGGCCTCGCCCTGCTCGCCATCGCCGTCTACACCGTCAAGGACTTCGGAGTCCTGGTCGGCGCCGAGAAGGGCTCCGCACTCACCTGGGTGCTGCCCGGCATCATCGGCGCCGCCGTCGTGACCGGCCTGGTCTACGGAGCCCTGCTGCGCCGCAGCCGCCCCGAGGTGCACGCCCGGATCGGCCTCGGGAACGAGGCCTTCCGCCTCGACCAGGCAGCGGAGGGAACCCCGAGCGACTGA
- a CDS encoding ASCH domain-containing protein has translation MTAYDDLPPYLLGFPGPLRDQLVAAVLSGAKTTTTGLLAEYEAEQEPLPEPGARSLLVDSAEHGVAVVEVTAVEVLRLADVGLGHALDEGEGYASVAEWRTAHEEFWHSEPVRTVIGDPGFTVDDDTLVIAERFRVTERLG, from the coding sequence ATGACCGCCTATGACGATCTTCCGCCGTACCTGCTGGGGTTCCCCGGCCCCCTGCGCGACCAGCTGGTCGCGGCCGTGCTGAGCGGGGCGAAGACCACTACGACCGGCCTGCTCGCGGAGTACGAGGCCGAGCAGGAGCCGCTGCCGGAGCCCGGCGCGCGGTCCCTGCTCGTCGACTCCGCCGAGCACGGGGTGGCAGTGGTGGAGGTCACGGCCGTGGAGGTGCTCAGGCTCGCCGATGTGGGACTGGGGCACGCGCTCGACGAGGGCGAGGGGTACGCGTCGGTGGCCGAATGGCGTACGGCACACGAGGAGTTCTGGCACAGCGAACCGGTGCGTACGGTGATCGGCGACCCGGGGTTCACGGTCGATGACGACACCCTCGTCATCGCGGAACGGTTCCGGGTCACCGAGCGGCTCGGCTGA
- a CDS encoding FAD-binding dehydrogenase: MTYDADVIVIGAGLAGLVATAELVDAGRKVILLDQEPERSIGGQAHWSFGGLFFVDSPEQRRMRIKDSHALALQDWLGTAGFDREEDAWPRRWAEAYVDFAAGEKRSWLHAQGVRFFPVVGWAERGGYDANGHGNSVPRFHITWGTGPGLVEPFERRVRAGVARGLVRLAFRHRVTGLSATAGAVDTVTGEILEPSDAVRGTASSREATGTFTLRAQAVIVTSGGIGGNHDLVRAQWPARLGTPPQRMLSGVPAHVDGLMLGIAERAGASHINKDRMWHYTEGIQNWDPIWARHGIRILPGPSPLWLDATGKRLPVPLFPGFDTLGTLDHIMKTGHDHTWFVLNERIIGKEFALSGSEQNPDLTGKSVRDVFTRARQAVPAPVRAFMDNGADFVVERDLSALVRGMNAVTKEDLLDEATVRGEIVARDREIANPFTKDLQVTAIHGARRYLGDKLIRTAAPHRILDPGAGPLIAVRLSILTRKSLGGLETDLSSRVLTASGEPLPGVYAAGEAAGFGGGGVHGYRALEGTFLGGCIFSGRAAGRAAARAVG; this comes from the coding sequence ATGACGTACGACGCAGACGTGATCGTGATCGGAGCCGGGCTCGCGGGGCTCGTGGCCACCGCCGAGCTCGTCGACGCGGGCCGCAAGGTCATCCTGCTCGACCAGGAGCCGGAGCGGTCCATCGGCGGCCAGGCGCACTGGTCCTTCGGCGGGCTGTTCTTCGTGGACTCGCCCGAACAGCGCCGGATGCGGATCAAGGACAGTCACGCGCTCGCCCTCCAGGACTGGCTGGGCACCGCCGGTTTCGACCGCGAGGAGGACGCCTGGCCGCGTCGCTGGGCCGAGGCCTACGTCGACTTCGCGGCCGGTGAGAAGCGCTCCTGGCTGCACGCCCAGGGCGTCCGCTTCTTCCCGGTGGTCGGCTGGGCGGAGCGCGGCGGCTACGACGCCAACGGCCACGGGAACTCCGTACCCCGCTTCCACATCACCTGGGGCACCGGGCCCGGCCTGGTGGAGCCCTTCGAGCGGCGGGTACGGGCCGGCGTGGCCCGCGGCCTGGTCCGGCTCGCCTTCCGCCACCGCGTCACCGGGCTCTCCGCCACGGCCGGCGCCGTGGACACCGTGACGGGCGAGATCCTGGAACCCTCCGACGCCGTACGCGGCACCGCCAGCAGCCGTGAGGCCACCGGCACCTTCACCCTGCGGGCGCAGGCCGTGATCGTCACGAGCGGTGGCATCGGCGGCAACCACGACCTGGTCCGCGCGCAGTGGCCGGCCCGGCTCGGCACCCCGCCGCAGCGGATGCTCTCCGGGGTCCCGGCGCACGTCGACGGTCTGATGCTCGGCATCGCGGAGCGGGCGGGTGCCAGCCACATCAACAAGGACCGGATGTGGCACTACACCGAGGGCATCCAGAACTGGGACCCGATCTGGGCCCGGCACGGCATCCGCATCCTGCCCGGCCCCTCCCCGCTCTGGCTGGACGCGACGGGCAAGCGGCTGCCCGTGCCGCTCTTCCCGGGCTTCGACACCCTCGGCACCCTCGACCACATCATGAAGACCGGCCACGACCACACGTGGTTCGTGCTCAACGAGCGCATCATCGGCAAGGAGTTCGCGCTCTCCGGCTCCGAGCAGAACCCGGACCTCACGGGGAAGTCGGTCCGCGACGTGTTCACCCGCGCGCGCCAGGCCGTACCGGCCCCGGTCCGGGCCTTCATGGACAACGGGGCCGACTTCGTCGTCGAGCGGGACCTGTCCGCCCTGGTCCGCGGGATGAACGCGGTCACGAAGGAGGACCTCCTCGACGAGGCCACCGTCCGCGGCGAGATCGTGGCCCGCGACCGGGAGATCGCCAACCCGTTCACCAAGGACCTCCAGGTCACCGCCATCCACGGGGCACGCCGGTACCTCGGCGACAAGCTGATCCGTACGGCCGCGCCGCACCGGATCCTGGACCCCGGGGCCGGACCGCTGATCGCCGTACGCCTCTCGATCCTGACCCGCAAGTCCCTGGGCGGCCTGGAGACCGACCTCTCCTCACGCGTCCTGACCGCGTCCGGCGAACCGCTGCCGGGCGTCTACGCGGCGGGCGAGGCGGCCGGATTCGGCGGTGGCGGGGTCCACGGGTACCGGGCCCTGGAGGGCACCTTCCTCGGCGGGTGCATCTTCTCGGGCCGGGCGGCGGGCCGCGCGGCGGCGCGGGCCGTCGGCTGA
- a CDS encoding NUDIX domain-containing protein, whose protein sequence is MSAADEVLDVVDRDDQVVGQAPRGEVYARGLLHRCVFVQARDAEGRIFVHRRTASKLVFPAHYDMFVGGVLGAGESYAGAALREAEEELGVRGLAQPTPLFKFLYEGPGGAWWSYVHEVRCELPVDPQVSEVDWHAYLTQEELDRRVDGGEWAWVPDGLEAYRRLRARPESRL, encoded by the coding sequence ATGAGTGCCGCAGACGAAGTACTGGACGTGGTGGACCGGGACGACCAGGTCGTCGGGCAGGCCCCGAGGGGCGAGGTGTACGCCCGGGGTCTGCTCCACCGTTGTGTGTTCGTGCAGGCCAGGGACGCGGAGGGGCGGATCTTCGTACACCGGCGGACCGCCTCGAAGCTGGTCTTCCCGGCGCACTACGACATGTTCGTGGGCGGGGTGCTGGGCGCCGGCGAGAGCTACGCCGGGGCCGCGCTGCGCGAGGCCGAGGAGGAGCTGGGGGTGCGGGGGCTGGCGCAGCCGACGCCGCTGTTCAAGTTCCTGTACGAGGGTCCGGGCGGGGCCTGGTGGTCGTACGTGCACGAGGTGCGGTGCGAGCTGCCCGTGGACCCGCAGGTCTCGGAGGTCGACTGGCACGCGTACCTCACGCAGGAGGAGCTGGACCGGCGGGTGGACGGCGGCGAGTGGGCCTGGGTGCCGGACGGGCTGGAGGCGTACCGGCGGCTGCGCGCGCGTCCGGAATCCCGCTTGTAG
- a CDS encoding YidH family protein encodes MIDFVKDVRLWFAPSRLRDEGETPDYRFSLANERTFLAWIRTSLALVGGGFAVDQFLPDLRWGVRVGMALMLLAVGAACALRAVNHWVRCERAMRRGEDLPLSRFPVLLSLGVGLVAVSMVVVVLLGWTSGR; translated from the coding sequence GTGATCGACTTCGTCAAGGACGTGCGCCTCTGGTTCGCACCCTCGCGGCTGAGGGACGAGGGCGAGACCCCGGACTACCGCTTCTCGCTGGCCAACGAACGGACCTTCCTCGCCTGGATCCGGACCTCGCTGGCCCTGGTGGGCGGCGGTTTCGCCGTCGACCAGTTCCTGCCGGACCTGCGCTGGGGGGTACGGGTCGGGATGGCCCTCATGCTGCTCGCGGTGGGCGCGGCCTGTGCGCTGCGTGCGGTGAACCACTGGGTGCGGTGCGAGCGGGCCATGCGGCGGGGCGAGGACCTGCCGCTGTCGCGCTTCCCGGTGCTGCTGAGCCTGGGCGTCGGCCTGGTGGCGGTGTCGATGGTGGTGGTCGTGCTGCTGGGCTGGACGTCGGGGCGGTGA
- a CDS encoding DUF202 domain-containing protein — MSTPGTDRDAGLQPERTRLAWRRTTLASSVVAVLALRQALRGTGAPVELAGAAAIALIWLAFLWVAHRRIRALAAARPRELAPRAALAVVACTVALAVFAVTVIL; from the coding sequence GTGAGCACCCCGGGCACGGACCGCGACGCCGGGCTGCAGCCCGAGCGGACCCGGCTCGCGTGGCGGCGTACCACGCTGGCCTCCTCGGTGGTGGCGGTCCTGGCGCTGCGGCAGGCGCTGCGCGGGACGGGCGCGCCGGTGGAGCTCGCCGGGGCGGCGGCCATCGCACTGATCTGGCTGGCGTTCCTGTGGGTGGCCCACCGGCGGATCCGGGCCCTGGCGGCCGCCCGGCCCCGGGAACTCGCGCCGCGGGCGGCCCTGGCGGTGGTGGCGTGCACCGTGGCACTGGCGGTCTTCGCGGTGACGGTGATTCTCTGA
- a CDS encoding MBL fold metallo-hydrolase: MSVEEPYLVQPAPGVYAYVQPDGGWCLNNAGFVTGGGRTLLVDTAATERRALALRDAVVAAGAPLPRTVVNTHHHGDHTYGNGVFAPGAVILGHDNARSEQLAAGHQLELIWPGTDFGAIDIVPPDLTYSDRATLHIGDTEVRVVHPGVAHTTGDSVVWLPERRVVFTGDLVFAGGTPFLAMGSLAGSLRALELLRSLDAETVVPGHGPLTDPSAYDSTERYLRYVAELAREGRAKGLSPLEVARQADLGEFGSWRESERLVANVHRAYAELAGRPEGAPLDILAVLRDMTVMNGGTPILCHA, from the coding sequence ATGTCCGTCGAAGAGCCCTACCTCGTCCAGCCCGCGCCGGGGGTGTACGCCTACGTCCAGCCGGACGGCGGCTGGTGCCTCAACAACGCCGGATTCGTGACCGGCGGGGGCCGCACCCTGCTCGTGGACACGGCCGCGACCGAGCGGCGGGCGCTGGCCCTGCGCGACGCGGTCGTGGCGGCCGGGGCGCCGCTTCCCCGCACCGTGGTCAACACCCACCACCACGGCGACCACACGTACGGGAACGGCGTCTTCGCCCCCGGCGCCGTGATCCTCGGGCACGACAACGCGCGCTCCGAGCAGCTCGCGGCCGGGCACCAGCTGGAGCTGATCTGGCCCGGCACGGACTTCGGCGCGATCGACATCGTCCCGCCCGACCTCACCTACAGCGACCGGGCGACCCTGCACATCGGCGACACGGAGGTCCGGGTCGTCCACCCGGGTGTCGCGCACACCACCGGGGACTCGGTCGTGTGGCTGCCCGAGCGGCGGGTGGTGTTCACCGGCGACCTCGTCTTCGCCGGGGGGACGCCGTTCCTGGCGATGGGCTCCCTCGCCGGCTCGCTGCGGGCGCTGGAGCTGCTGCGTTCACTGGACGCGGAGACGGTCGTACCGGGCCACGGGCCCCTGACCGACCCCTCGGCCTACGACTCCACCGAGCGCTACCTGCGGTACGTGGCCGAGCTCGCCCGGGAGGGGCGTGCGAAGGGCCTGTCCCCGCTGGAGGTGGCCCGGCAGGCCGATCTCGGCGAGTTCGGCTCCTGGCGGGAGAGCGAGCGGCTCGTGGCGAACGTGCACCGGGCGTACGCGGAACTGGCCGGGCGGCCGGAGGGTGCGCCGCTGGACATCCTGGCGGTCCTGAGGGACATGACCGTCATGAACGGCGGAACACCGATCCTCTGCCACGCCTGA
- a CDS encoding phosphotransferase family protein has protein sequence MTSAPADPRGLDLERLRGHLDRARPGLVAGALRGRLIEGGRSNLTYEITDGTARWVVRRPPLGHVLATAHDMRREHRVIEALHGTAVPVPEPVLLCEDEAVLGAPFYVMEFVDGVPYRTAEQLAAIGPERTRRAVLGLVDTLVDLHAVDPQAVGLGDFGRPEGFLDRQLRRWGKQLAASRGRELAGIDELHGALGRTLPDSPAPTVVHGDFRLDNVLIGGSPSGTDTIRAVLDWEMSTLGDPLTDLGLLVMYSSDLGLTGSPVSTTSGAPGHPTPAELVERYAARSGRDTGAIAWYTAFAWFKLAVILEGIHYRYTLGQTVGAGFDRIGELVPVFIEHGLTTLQDRQDRQDRQEG, from the coding sequence ATGACCTCAGCCCCGGCCGACCCGCGCGGCCTGGATCTGGAGCGGCTGCGCGGTCATCTCGACCGGGCCCGGCCGGGACTCGTGGCCGGGGCGCTGCGCGGCCGGCTCATCGAGGGCGGCCGGTCGAATCTCACGTACGAGATCACCGACGGGACCGCCCGCTGGGTGGTCCGCCGGCCGCCGCTGGGCCACGTACTGGCCACCGCGCACGACATGCGGCGCGAGCACCGGGTGATCGAGGCGCTGCACGGCACGGCCGTGCCGGTGCCCGAGCCGGTGCTGCTGTGCGAGGACGAGGCCGTCCTCGGGGCGCCGTTCTACGTCATGGAGTTCGTGGACGGGGTGCCGTACAGGACGGCCGAGCAGCTCGCCGCGATCGGCCCGGAGCGCACCCGGCGGGCGGTGCTGGGACTGGTCGACACCCTGGTCGACCTCCACGCGGTGGACCCGCAGGCGGTGGGCCTGGGCGACTTCGGCCGGCCCGAGGGCTTCCTGGACCGGCAGCTGCGCCGCTGGGGCAAGCAGCTCGCGGCCTCCCGGGGCCGCGAGCTCGCCGGGATCGACGAGCTGCACGGCGCGCTCGGCCGGACGCTGCCCGACTCCCCCGCCCCGACCGTGGTGCACGGGGACTTCCGGCTCGACAACGTCCTGATCGGCGGATCCCCGTCCGGCACCGACACCATCCGGGCGGTGCTGGACTGGGAGATGTCCACGCTCGGGGATCCGCTGACCGACCTCGGGCTGCTGGTGATGTACAGCTCGGACCTGGGCCTGACCGGATCGCCGGTCAGTACGACGAGCGGGGCGCCGGGCCATCCGACGCCGGCCGAACTCGTCGAGCGGTACGCCGCCCGCTCGGGCCGGGACACCGGGGCCATCGCCTGGTACACGGCCTTCGCCTGGTTCAAGCTCGCCGTGATCCTCGAAGGCATCCACTACCGCTACACGCTGGGACAGACCGTCGGGGCGGGCTTCGACCGGATCGGCGAGCTGGTCCCGGTCTTCATCGAGCACGGACTGACCACTCTCCAGGACCGCCAGGACCGCCAGGACCGCCAGGAAGGCTGA
- a CDS encoding acyl-CoA dehydrogenase family protein has product MDFAFDTRTEELRERLLAFMEEYVYPAEPVAAEQRARLASPWDTPAVFGELKAEARRQGLWNLFFVDQHGLPDAGHGAGLTNLQYAPLAEITGRSPHLAPMATNCAAPDTGNMELLAQFGSEEQKKRWLEPLLAGEIRSAFAMTEPEVASSDATNVETRIERSADGGEYVVTGRKWFISGAMNPDCAVFIVMGKTDPEGADPRRQQSMILVPRDTPGVEVRRAMTVYGYEDHDHGGHAEVVFDGARVPAANLIGEEGGGFAIAQARLGPGRIHHCMRLIGMAERAIELMCRRAVERTAFGKPLAAQGVVQNWIADARVTVEQLRLLVLKTAWLMDTVGNRGAHTEIQAIKIATPRAVVRILDDAVQLHGAGGVSQDFPLAGLWAAARTLRLADGPDEVHQRSLARRELKRFAAGRP; this is encoded by the coding sequence ATGGATTTCGCATTCGACACCCGGACCGAGGAACTCCGCGAGCGGCTGCTCGCGTTCATGGAGGAGTACGTCTACCCGGCGGAGCCCGTCGCCGCCGAGCAGCGCGCACGGCTGGCCTCGCCCTGGGACACCCCGGCCGTCTTCGGTGAGCTGAAGGCCGAGGCGCGCCGCCAGGGACTGTGGAACCTCTTCTTCGTGGACCAGCACGGCCTGCCGGACGCAGGGCACGGCGCGGGGCTGACCAACCTCCAGTACGCGCCGCTCGCCGAGATCACCGGCCGCAGCCCGCACCTGGCGCCCATGGCGACGAACTGCGCGGCCCCGGACACCGGGAACATGGAGCTGCTCGCGCAGTTCGGGAGCGAGGAGCAGAAGAAGCGGTGGCTGGAGCCGCTGCTGGCCGGCGAGATCCGCTCCGCGTTCGCGATGACGGAGCCCGAGGTGGCCTCCTCGGACGCGACGAACGTCGAGACGCGGATCGAACGCTCGGCGGACGGCGGGGAGTACGTGGTCACGGGCCGCAAGTGGTTCATCTCCGGGGCGATGAACCCGGACTGCGCGGTCTTCATCGTGATGGGCAAGACCGACCCGGAGGGCGCCGATCCGCGCCGCCAGCAGTCGATGATCCTGGTCCCCCGGGACACCCCGGGCGTCGAGGTGCGCCGGGCCATGACGGTGTACGGGTACGAGGACCACGACCACGGCGGCCACGCCGAGGTCGTGTTCGACGGCGCGCGGGTCCCGGCGGCGAACCTGATCGGCGAGGAGGGCGGCGGTTTCGCCATCGCGCAGGCGCGGCTCGGCCCGGGCCGCATCCACCACTGCATGCGGCTGATCGGGATGGCGGAGCGGGCCATCGAGCTGATGTGCCGGCGCGCGGTGGAACGTACCGCCTTCGGCAAGCCGCTGGCCGCCCAGGGCGTCGTGCAGAACTGGATTGCCGACGCCCGGGTGACGGTGGAGCAGCTACGGCTGCTGGTGCTGAAGACGGCCTGGCTGATGGACACGGTCGGCAACCGCGGCGCGCACACCGAGATCCAGGCCATCAAGATCGCGACCCCGCGGGCGGTGGTGCGGATCCTGGACGACGCGGTGCAGCTGCACGGCGCCGGCGGGGTCAGCCAGGACTTCCCGCTGGCCGGACTGTGGGCGGCGGCGCGGACCCTGCGCCTGGCCGACGGACCGGACGAGGTGCACCAGCGGTCCCTGGCGCGGCGGGAGTTGAAGCGGTTCGCGGCCGGTCGCCCGTGA